The Saxibacter everestensis genome has a window encoding:
- a CDS encoding metal ABC transporter permease has product MGDMFSDMFTFADYGELLVLVRNSLIAATLLGVVGGLISVFVVTRDIAFAVHGVSELSFAGAAFALLIAADVVVGSMIGSVVAALLIGLLGTKAKHRNSIIGVLMPFGLGLAILFLALYQGRAANKFGLLTGQIVAVSGEQLSLLVVCAVIVLLSLVVLWRPLMFASVDPEVAAARGVPVRALSLIFMVVLGLAVALSVQVVGVLLVLALLITPAAAALQVSASPFWVPVLSVVFAVVSSLGGILLALGSPVTPISPFVTTISFVIYLICRVIGARRMRRLASHRKARQNLRETVPA; this is encoded by the coding sequence ATGGGCGACATGTTTTCCGATATGTTTACCTTCGCCGATTACGGCGAGCTCCTGGTCCTGGTCCGCAACTCGCTGATAGCCGCCACCTTGCTGGGCGTTGTCGGCGGTCTGATCAGCGTTTTCGTGGTCACTCGGGACATTGCGTTCGCGGTGCATGGCGTCAGCGAGTTGTCCTTCGCGGGAGCGGCGTTCGCCTTGCTGATCGCGGCGGATGTTGTGGTTGGTTCGATGATCGGTTCGGTTGTTGCGGCGCTGCTGATCGGGCTGCTCGGAACGAAGGCCAAACACCGGAACTCGATCATCGGCGTGCTGATGCCGTTCGGTCTCGGCCTCGCGATTCTGTTCCTCGCGCTGTATCAGGGCAGGGCGGCTAACAAATTCGGCCTGCTGACCGGTCAGATCGTCGCCGTCAGCGGCGAGCAGCTGAGCCTGCTCGTGGTCTGTGCAGTGATAGTTCTGTTGTCTTTGGTGGTGCTGTGGCGCCCGCTGATGTTTGCCAGCGTCGACCCGGAGGTTGCCGCTGCCAGGGGAGTCCCGGTGCGGGCGCTGTCGCTGATCTTCATGGTGGTGCTCGGACTTGCGGTGGCACTGTCGGTTCAGGTTGTCGGTGTGCTGCTGGTGCTCGCGCTGCTGATTACTCCCGCCGCGGCGGCGCTGCAGGTCAGTGCTTCGCCGTTTTGGGTCCCTGTGCTCAGCGTCGTCTTCGCCGTCGTCAGTTCGCTGGGCGGCATTTTGCTGGCGCTCGGCAGCCCGGTGACGCCGATCAGCCCGTTCGTCACCACGATCTCCTTCGTCATCTACCTGATCTGCCGAGTCATTGGCGCGCGTCGAATGCGGCGGCTTGCGAGCCATCGGAAAGCCAGGCAGAACCTTCGGGAGACCGTGCCAGCCTGA
- a CDS encoding metal ABC transporter ATP-binding protein, with the protein MSAEPAANEDDGAGSPAALHLEAAALRFGDRTLWSDVNLDVRPGEFLAILGPNGSGKTSLLRVLLGQLKLSSGDIRIAGKPVTRGNPAVGYIPQQKNLDPNTPLRGRDLVRMGVDGHKWGMGLRGRVIRQQVDSLLDAVGATDYADSPVGLLSGGEQQRLRVAQALASDPQLLLCDEPLLSLDLHHQRVVSALIDQRRREHDTAVLFVTHEVNPILDLVDRVLYLVNGQFRIGTPDEVMNSETLSELYGTTIEVFEAAGRLIIVGADDNHAHHEAAQPRGELI; encoded by the coding sequence GTGTCTGCCGAACCAGCCGCCAACGAGGATGACGGCGCAGGGAGCCCTGCCGCACTGCATCTGGAAGCGGCTGCATTAAGGTTCGGCGACCGCACTCTTTGGTCGGACGTCAACCTTGATGTGCGGCCCGGCGAGTTCCTGGCGATCCTAGGCCCGAACGGCTCGGGTAAGACCAGCCTGCTCAGAGTGCTGCTCGGCCAGCTGAAGCTCAGCAGCGGCGACATCCGGATTGCGGGCAAGCCGGTGACCCGGGGCAATCCTGCGGTCGGCTACATCCCGCAGCAGAAGAACCTTGATCCCAACACTCCGCTACGTGGACGCGACCTGGTCCGGATGGGTGTGGACGGCCACAAGTGGGGCATGGGTCTGCGAGGACGGGTGATCAGGCAGCAGGTGGATTCGCTGCTCGATGCCGTCGGCGCCACCGATTATGCCGACTCACCGGTCGGGCTGTTGTCCGGAGGTGAACAGCAAAGGTTGCGGGTCGCCCAGGCGCTGGCAAGCGATCCTCAGCTGCTGCTGTGCGACGAGCCGCTACTATCCCTGGACCTGCACCATCAGCGAGTGGTCAGCGCGCTGATCGACCAGCGCCGCCGCGAGCACGATACCGCAGTGCTGTTCGTAACCCACGAAGTGAACCCGATTCTCGACCTTGTCGACCGGGTGCTCTACCTCGTCAACGGCCAGTTCCGGATCGGGACTCCTGACGAAGTGATGAATAGTGAAACACTGAGCGAGCTCTACGGGACCACGATCGAAGTCTTCGAGGCGGCGGGAAGGCTGATCATCGTCGGAGCCGACGACAATCACGCACATCACGAAGCTGCGCAGCCACGCGGGGAGTTGATCTGA